Proteins co-encoded in one Neovison vison isolate M4711 chromosome 9, ASM_NN_V1, whole genome shotgun sequence genomic window:
- the PTGR1 gene encoding prostaglandin reductase 1 — protein sequence MVRAKSWTLKKHFEGSPTHSNFELKTVELPSLKNGEVLLEALFLTVDPYMRVASKKLKEGDVMMGQQVARVVESKNSAFPAGALVVAFSGWSTHSISDGKDLEKLPAEWPDTIPVSLALGTVGMTGLTAYFGLLDICGVKGGETVMVNAAAGAVGSVVGQIAKLKGCTVVGAAGSDEKVAYLKKLGYDVAFNYKTVESLEETLKKASPDGYDCYFDNVGGEFSNIVIPQMKKFGRVAICGAISTYNSTRPLPPGPPPENIIYQELRMEGFIVTRWQGEVRQKALKDLLQWVMEGKIQYHEYITEGFENMPAAFMGMLKGDNLGKTIVKA from the exons ATGGTTCGTGCTAAGAGCTGGACCCTGAAGAAGCACTTTGAAGGCAGCCCTACTCACAGCAACTTCGAGTTAAAGACAGTTGAACTCCCATCCTTAAAAAATGGAG AGGTCCTGCTGGAAGCTTTGTTCCTTACTGTGGATCCGTATATGAG agtggcATCCAAAAAATTGAAGGAGGGTGATGTGATGATGGGGCAGCAAGTGGCCAG AGTTGTGGAAAGTAAAAACTCAGCCTTCCCAGCAGGAGCTCTGGTAGTAGCTTTTTCAGGCTGGTCGACGCACTCTATTTCTGATGGGAAAGATCTGGAAAAGCTACCCGCAGAGTGGCCGGACACCATCCCAGTGTCTTTGGCTCTGGGAACAGTGGGCATGACAGG GCTAACCGCCTACTTTGGCCTACTTGACATCTGTGGTGTGAAGGGTGGAGAAACAGTGATGGTTAATGCGGCGGCAGGTGCGGTGGGCTCTGTAGTGGGGCAGATAGCTAAGCTCAAG GGCTGCACAGTTGTTGGAGCAGCAGGGTCTGATGAAAAGGTTGCCTACCTTAAAAAGCTGGGATATGATGTTGCCTTTAACTACAAAACAGTGGAGTCTTTAGAAGAAACTTTGAAAAAAGCCTCTCCTGATGGTTATGATTGTTACTTTGATAAC GTCGGTGGCGAGTTTTCAAACATTGTTATTCCCCAGATGAAGAAATTTGGAAGAGTTGCTATATGTGGGGCCATCTCTACATACAATAGTACTCGCCCGCTTCCCCCAG GCCCACCCCCAGAGAACATTATCTATCAGGAGCTCCGCATGGAAGGGTTCATCGTCACCCGCTGGCAAGGAGAGGTCCGCCAGAAGGCTCTGAAAGACTTGCTGCAGTGGGTCATGGAG GGTAAAATCCAATACCACGAATACATCACTGAAGGATTTGAAAACATGCCAGCTGCGTTTATGGGAATGCTGAAAGGAGATAATTTGGGAAAAACAATAGtgaaagcatga